The Thermomicrobiales bacterium sequence TTTCGATGAGCTTGACGCCCTCGGTGGCGACGACCGGGGTGGGGCCAGATCGATGCGTCGCAGGACCTCGTCGACAACGGCCGGGTGTGAGGTGATCGAGACGGTACAGGGCCTCGGGGTCAGAGAAGACGATGTCGCCCAGCGCTCGGTTCAGCGAGCCGTCGTCATTTGCGATCTCGTTGCCGAAGACATCGGACAGCTGCTGGACCAGCGGAGAGCTGTAGGACTGGCCGATCGCGATAGACGAGATCGCCATCGATGATCGTTGCACCAGATCGCGCAGCATGGACATGACTGCGCTCTTGCCGCACGCAATGTTGCCGGTGACGCCGATCAGATACGGCCGCACAGCGAAACAGCCGCCTCTTCCATCATCTCCTGCAGTTCAGCGCTGGCGGCTTCCCATGCCTCGTAGGCCAACTCCAGCTGCTCCTGCGCCGTGCTCGAAGCGCCCGCTCAGGTCGGCCATCTTCTCGAAATCCTGATCGACCTCGGCAATGGTGAGCGCATCGCTGATTTCGTTGAGCTTGCTTTCGAGCCGAAATCTCCCGCCCCGCATGCGCGACGGCTTTGCGCACTGCGCTCTCAGAACGATTGTCTCGGGAGTGGTTGGGACCGGCTTCGGCGCCAGCTTGACCGCCCTGGCCTGCGGAGGCGCAGCGGCGTTTGCAGCTTTCTTGCGTTGATAGTCGGAATAGTTGCCGAGCGACTGGACGACAGCCTGTCCCACCACCCAGAGTTTGCGGCCAGTTTGTCGATGAAATAGTGGTCATGCGAAACAAAGAGGAGCGTTCCGGAAACCGGACAGCATCTCTTCCATATCTGCGCGCCGGAGACATCGAGGTGATTGGTCGGCTCGTCGAGCACGAGGAAGTTCGCTCGCTTCAGGAGCAAGAGTCCAAGCGCCAAGCGGAACGTCGCCGCCAGAAAGCGCTCAATTGGCTTGAATACATCGTCGTCGGAAAAGAGAAACCGGCCCAGAAAGGTGCGCGATTCCCTGCCCATCGGTTGCGCATCGAGAACGACCGACAAGGGTGTACCGAGAGCGGCAACCGCTCATGCGATTGCGCGTAGTAGCCAACCTGGACGTTGGTGCCGAACTCGAAGTGCCCCTTGAGCACGGGAATATCGCCCGCGAGGGTGCGGAGAAGGGTGGTCTTGCCTCCACCGTTCGGACCGATGAGGCCGACGCGAACTTCCTGCTCGATCAGCAGTTCGGGTGTGCGCACCAGGATGTCCTGCTCGTCGAGATTCCCGCGCAGCTTGTTGGCATAGCCAACCGTGAGCTTCGGGACGTCCGCAGGACGGTTTCGCCGCTCCTGGTCACCGGGGAAATGTTGATGTTGAGTTCCTGATGCTCGCGTGGACGCTCGATGCGTTCGAGCCGGTCGAGTCGCGCCCTGCCGGCCGCGGGCTTCCCGGGGAGCGCTGTCCGGCCCGAAATCGGCGCGGATAAACTCCTCGGTCTTCTCGATGAACTCTTGCTGCTCCTCGTACTCCTTCAATGCCGAGCTCCGCCTCGCGGAGTTTCAGGTAGCCGGCGTACGGAGCGGGATGTCCTCGACACGGCCGAAGGAGAGATCGAGCGTGCGGTGGTGACCTTGTCGAGAAAATAGCGGTCGTGCGAAACAATCAGGCAGGCGCCGCCCCAACTTCGCAGGAAGTCTTCGAGCCAGTCGAGCATCGCAAGATCGAGATGGTTGGTCGGCTCATCGAGCAACAGCAGATCCGGGTCCGCCAGAAGCGCCTTGGCCAGCGCGACACGGGTTTTCTGTCCGCCGCTGAGCTGTTTGACTGGCTGAATGAACTGCTCCTCCTCGAACCCGAGTCCGGAGAGAACTTCCTCGGTGCGATGCTCCATCTCGAAACCACTCATGGGGCCCTGAAACGTTGCTGAAGCTGGGCATACTCATCGATGAGCGCATCGAACGAATCGCCGTCGACGACGCCCATGAGGTGCTCGAGCTGCGCATCCTATCGGCCGCGGCCATGACGGGAGCGAAGGCTTCCTGCGCTTCTCGAGTGACGGTGCGGTCGGAATCGAATCGCGCTTCCTGCGGCAGATAGGTGATCACCGCCGTCGGACTTGACGACGACGCCTGCTCTGCTCTTCGATGCCGGCGATGATGCGCAGCACGGTCGATTTGCCAGCGCTGTTGACGCCGACCAGAAGGACGTTCGCGCTCGGCAACCTGAAACGAAAATACCGGAGAAGATTTGCTCGCTTCCGAATCGCTTTCCGTTGCCGCACAGAAAGAATGGTCGGATTAGGGGCATTGCGCTTACCTGGACAGACGAATATCGGTCGTCTCATGCGAGCCGATCAGCCGGAAAGTATACAAATGCGCGCTCGCGCACCCGGGTGGCTTGTGCGCATCGAGCGGGCATCCCTACACTCACGCGCGGCGGATGACCCATTAACGCGACCAAGGACGAACAATGCTCTGGCCAGAAGGAACCTGATCGCGGCGCCAGAGGCGAACTGGCGATCGGCGGCGTCTCGACCGTTGCGCTCGCTGAAATGTATGGAACTCCCTCTACGTCTTCGATGAGGCGAGCATCGGTGACTGGCGCGGACAGCCGTGGCCGCCGCGCTGTCGGGTGGCCCGGGGAGCCGGGCGGTGTCGCTTCGAAAGCGCTGGAGCTGCCTGCGATCCTGACCATCCTGGCGGGAAGAAGGGCTGGGCATCGATGTCGTCTCCGGGGAGAACTGCCCGTTGCGCTTCTCGGAGCGGGGTCGATCCGAGCGTCATCACATTTCACGGCAACAACAAGAGCCGCCAGGAACTGGCGGAGGCAATCGACGCCGGGATCGAGCTGATCGCCGTCGACAACTTGCATGAACTCGATCTGCTTGCCGAGTTGACACAGGGGCGTGACACACCCGTTCCGGTGATGCTCAGGGTCAACCCCGGCATCGACGCATACCCACGACAAGATCGCCACCGGAGTGCTCGATTCGAAGTTCGGCTTCCCCTCTGGAACGGTGACGCAGCAGAAGCGGTCGTACGCGCTGATCGAGATTCCGGGAATCACGCTCAAGGGATTCCATTGCCACCTTTGGATCTCAGCTCTTCGACGAACACGTTGCGGAGCTGGCAATCGAGAAGATCATCGCCTCTGCAGCAGAGATGCGGGCTGTACACGGAATCGAGGTGGAAGTTGTCTCACCCGGCGGGGATTGGGCATTTCATACCTGGAGGGAATGCCGGAGATGGACATTGCCGAATGGATGGGCGCGACTGCCGACGCGGCTCGAGCGCAGTTGCGCGCATGCGAAACTGGCCGCAGCTTACTGCTCGTGTTCGAGCCGGGCCGTTGGATAGTCGGTCCAGCGGGAGTGGCGCTCTACAGTCGGGTCGCGGAGATGCATCGACGGCGATGTCCGGCACCTATGTCTCGGTGGACGGCGGAATGGCGGACAATATTCGCCCTCTCTACGATGCGGAATACACGGCCGAACTGGCCAACCGAAACGGCGAGGGACGGAAACAGTCACGATCGCTGGGAAATACTGCGAATCGGGCGACGTGCTGGTTCGCGACATCGCGCTTCCTCGCCTGGAAGCGGCGATTTGCTGGCCATTCCAGGCAGGCGCCTTATTGCATTCCTATGGCGAGCAATTACAATCTCGCGCTCAAGCCTGCGGTCGTGCTCGTCTCTGAGGGAAAGGCGACGCTGATACGACGGCGGAGACCTATGCCGATTCGCTCGCGCTCGACATGGTTGCCGTCGGCGCCTGATCTGACCGATGTCACAGATTTGCACGGACTGACGTTTGGTAGTAGCGTTGGGCATCCCCTGACCGACGCTGGAGAAGAAGCGACCGAACCGCGCCTGAGCGCCCAGTTTCACCGAGCGACCTTCCAAGCGTCCGGAGCAATCGATGTCGAATCGCACGCCGCAAGACGACCAGTACGAAGGAGATGAGTCCAACCAATGGCCTCGCTCTGAGGCATCGCAGCCACTTTTCAACCGATCCAGACATTAATAGTTCAGGATGGCGCCGCAATGAATGGCGGGGCGATCGAAGGTAATGGAGGCCATGATTTGAGCGAGGGATGTACTACTCGAGCTCGAGGACGGGACGGATGACGCGTTGTTCGAAGCAATCATCGAAGCCGTCGATACTGAAGCAACCACCAGCTCGTCGATCGAACCGCTTGCCGATGTCGATGCTCCAGCCGAACTGGATGATGACATCATCGAGGCGTTCGAGATCGAAATCGAACAGGTCAACTCTGACGTTGGCCCGGCGAATCTGGACGATTCCGTGCGCATGTATTTGCGGGAGATCGGCCAGGTCAAGCTGCTCGATGCCGCAAGGAGATCGAGCTGGCCTCGGCGATGGAACGCGGGCGTACCTGGCGCAGCGCCGGGCGCAGCTTACCAACGACTTTGGGGAACCTCCTGCCGCCGATGTGCTTGGGCGAGCGCTCTTCCATTCGTTCGAGCAAGGGTGGCCGCACATCGAAGGGCTCTATGCCCTTGCCTATGATGATGATCCCGGACATCGGCAAAGATCGCATGCTTGCCGTGCTTCCGCTCAGCCAGGTGCCGGAGCGAACATGTCAAGGTCATTACGGAGCAATACGAGCTTTCGCCTGGAGGAATTGGGAAGGTTCGATTCGCCAGCGGTTCGTCGAGTGGGAACTCTTCCCGTCGGTGCTGCAAAAGCGAAGTGCGCTCCGCGCCATCAATGGCCGAGCTCGGAACTCGTCGATCAGATCTTCCGCGAGCGATCGAGTCGTCTCGAGGGCGTTCGACTCGCACGATCGAATCGGGCGAACGCGCCAAGATCGCGCTGACCGTGCCAATCTCCGTTTGGTGGTTTCCGTTGCGAAACGCTATTCGCAGCGGGATGAGCATGCTCGACTTGATCCAGAAGGGAACTCTGGGTTGATTCGGGCCGTCGAGAAGTTCGACTACCACAAGGGATTCAAGTTCAGCACCTACGCCACCTGGTGGATTCGGCAGGCAATCACGCGCGCGATTGCGGATCAGGCGCGCACGATCTGCATTCCGGTGCATGGTGGAACGATCAACCGGGTGATTCGTAAGAGCCGCCAACTGCAACAGGAGCTTGGACGCGAGCCAACTGGAGGAGATCGCGAGGTAACAGATGCCGCCGGACCGTGTGCGCGATTCTCAAAATCAGCCAGGATCCGGTCTCGCTGGAAATGCCGATCGGCGAGGAAGAGGACAGCAACTCCAAGGATTTCATCGAGGACTTGAAAGCGCCTGCCCCGGCCGATATCGCCAGCAACGAGGACCTGAAGAAGCGTAACAAGGATGCGCTCGGCATCGCTCGTCGCGCGAGCGGGACGTCATCATGATGCGTTTCGGCATGATCGACGAGCGGCCGCGCACGTTGGAAGAAGGCCGATGTTCAATGTCACTCGCGAGCGGATTCGCCAGATCGAAGCCAAGGCGCTGCGGAAGCTCCGTCACCCGAGCCGGGCAAAGACATTGAAGATTTCCTCGAGTAGCCGGTTCGTTGGCGCCACCCGTCTGCTTCGCGGCTGTGGCCGGGCAGAGAATCGTCGCGTATGCTTGTCAGGTTCGCTCGCTTTGGGGCGAACCTGATTTTTCGATGGAAAGATCGTCCCCAGTGCTCATCGATCGTGCCCAAATCTATGTCAGAGCCGGTGACGGCGGAAACGGCTCCATGTCGTTTCGCCGCGAGAAGTCTGCGCCCAAGGGCGGTCCCGATGGTGGCGACGGAGGCCGCGGTGGCGATGTGGTGCTCAAGGTCGCGTCGAATGTCACGAGCCTGACTGGCTCCACAACCAGAAGTTCATTGCCAGGAACGGTGGCGGCGACCGAAGCGCCAAAAGACGGCAAGTCGGCGCCGCGGCTTGTCATCAGTGGAAGCGCCTCGGCACCGTTGTCTGGGACGACGATTCGGGGAGATCATTGCCGACCTGACCGAGGACGGAGAAACCTTCATGTCGCCGGTGATCGGCGGGCTTGGAAACGTCCATTTCAAGACGTCGACTACAGACGCCGCGTATCGCGGAATTGGGCGAGCCGGGCGAAGAGCGCAGGTTGCGTTTGGAATTGCAGCCGATTGCCGACGCCGGGCTTGTCGGGTTGCCGAACGCTGGAAAGTCGACTCTGCTCGCGGCCTCGACCCGCGCCACGCCGAAGATCGCAGACTATCCATTCACCACGCTGGAGCCGAATCTCGGAGTGGTGCAGATCGGCGGCCGCAGCGGCCCCACCTATGTCATGGCGGATATTCCTGGGCTGGATCGAGGGCGCCGGGGTGGATGGCACCGGATTGGGTCACGACTTTCTGCGCCACATTTCACGCACCGCCGTGCTGATCCATGCTCGATGCCTCGGGCGGACTCGAAGGCTGCGACCCGATGGTCGATTTCGAGACGATCAACAACCGAATTGCGCTCATACGACCCGGAACTTGCCAGGCGCCCGATGCTGGTGGCCCTGAACAAAGCCGACCTGACCGAGGCACAGGAACGCATTCCTGCCCTGGAAACGGCCATTCATGCCCAGGGGCTGCGCACGTTTCTGCATCTCAGCAGCGACCGGGCACGGCGTTCAGACGCTTCTCGAAGCAACCGAAGCAACGTTGCGGGAAGCGCGAGAGGCAGCAGTGCACGAGCAGAAACCGCAGGAACGCCGCCGCTACACGTTGTCCGAAGCAGATGAGCGCGCGTTCAAGGTAACTCGCACGGGTGAAACGACCTACACCGTGAGTGGCGTGGCGATCGAACGGCTCACACGGATGACGAACTTTGACCAGATGGATTCCGTCGAGCGGTACCAGCGTGTACTGGAACGGAGCGGTATCTCGAACGAGCTCGAAAAACAGGGAGTCGAGCCGGGGGACGTTGTCACCATTGCCGATTTCCCGCTGATCTGGGGCGAGGAGTTCGAGCTTCCCGAACTGCCATCACGACGAACGGCCAAGGAACGCCGCTATGGTCCGGCTTCGGCTCCGGACGATCTCGAGGGGCAGGATGTAGAGATCTACGATCTCGACGATGCCGACTACGAGCCGGAGGACGAAGACGAAGATCTCGACGGTGACGACTTCGATCCGGCGGATTTCGAATTGGTCGACGATGACGATGAGGAGTAGGGGATGATCAGCCGGTGTTTCTGCTCCGCCAGCTTTTCCGCGTAGACGCCGCGGTAGCTCTTCGGGAGTAGCCGCGCGATTTCGAGCATGATGATATCGGTCGCCTCGGCGGCCGATATCTTTTTCCCATCGACCGTGCGCGGCAGGTAGAACGGCTCCCCGTAGACGATGTGCACACCTGGGCGATCCGCCTCATGTAGCCGCGCGGTGTCCCCCTTCGACCCGTTGAATGGCAGGCGTTCTGACCCCGAGATTGCCACCGGGAGCACCGGGGCGCCCGTCTTGAGCGCCAGCAATCCAACTCCAGCCTTGGCTTCGCTGAGCGCGCCAGTGACGCTGCGGGTGCCTTCGGCATAGATTCCGACAGCCAGACCCTTCTCGAGACGCTCCTCTGCCTGGCGCAGGGCTTCCCGGTCGAACTTCCCGCGATCGACCGGGAACCCTCCCGATGCTTCGGAGATCTGCCGCAAGACCGGTGTGTCGAAGAGTTCCTGTTTTCCCATGAAGTTCAGCGGCCGCGTGAAGGCATAGAACTCGATGCCGGGATCGAGATTGTGCAAATGGTTCGACACATAGAGCAGCGGGCCGAACGGGGGGATATTGTCGACGCCTTCCTGGGTGATATCGGCCACACGGTGAAGCCAGGGCCAGATGGCCCAGTAGGCGAGCTTGCCGCGCGTTCGGCGACGCGCGCTCTGCGCGAAATACTCGGGTCGAGTCTCGACCGTGAACGGCGCTTGCGCCAGGACTGGCTCGTCGAGCGCTTGGTAGGCATCGACAATGCGGTCGGCAACCTGGTCGACGGAAAGATCGTCTGTGTGAACCACGAGCGCGTCCTTGTGCAGCTTCAGCGGAGAGGTCGTACGTGATGAATCGTGTGCATCGCGCCGTTCGAGCTCGCTACGGACATCGTCGATCGAGACACTGGCTCCAGAACGTTGAAGATCGGCGAAACGACGGCGCGCGCGCTCTTCGATGCCAGCGTCGAGGAACACCTTGAGCCCGGCGTCCGGAATGACCACGGTCGCGATATCACGCCCCACCATGACAACCGGGCGCCCACTGGCGATGTCCCGTTGCACGGGCAAGAGCGCGGTGCGCACCGCGGGATGGGCCGAGACTTCGGAGACCCAGCGATCGACCTCTGGTGTCCGAATCGCGCTGGACACGTCTTCGCCATCGAGCAGCACCGCTCCAGAATCGGAAATTGCGATCGAAATCGACTTGGTCAATGTAGCCAGCGCGGACCCATCGGACGGCGCAATGCCCTGGCGAATCGACGCGAGCGTGACGGCGCGATAGAGCGCGCCGGTATCGAACATGGTGATGCCGAGCCGCTCCGCCACTGCGCGGGCAACGGTCGTCTTGCCGGAGGCTGACGGTCCATCGATGGCAATCACGCGCGCAAATGGGCCAGCGCTCATTCGGATTCACCTTCGAATGTATCGAGGCCGACAGCTTCGTAGAGACCGCCGACCTCGCCGGGACGCAACTCGCGTGACTGGCCAACCCGCAGTGCGCCCAACGAGATCGGACCGATGCGCGTACGGCGTAGCCGGGCGACTTCGATCTCGTGCTGATCCATCATCTTGCGCACAACCCGGTTGAGTCCTTCATGGATGACCAGCTTGAGCTCGATCCCTTCGGCGGTCTCACGCAGAATGCGGAACTCACGCGGAACGACCAGCGTGCCATCCACCCTGGCACCCTTGCGGATCGCCGCCATTGTGGCATTCGCGGGCCGAAGGTGCGTGAGAATCTGGTACTCCTTGTCGATCTCATAGCGCGGATGCATGACACGGTTGGCGAGATCGCCGTCGTTCGTCAAGAGCAGCAACCCTTCCGTCTCCCGGTCGAGACGACCTATGGGATAGACCCGCTCTCTCGTCTCGATCAGGTCCATGACGGTGCGGCGTCCGCGCTCGTCACTGGCGGTCGTGATATAGCCCGAGGGCTTGTTCAGCATGAGATAGCGCTTCTGCTGTTGCACCAGGAGTCGGCCATTGACTTCGATCCGGTCGACGGCGGGATCGGCCTTGGCGCCCAGC is a genomic window containing:
- the coaE gene encoding dephospho-CoA kinase (Dephospho-CoA kinase (CoaE) performs the final step in coenzyme A biosynthesis.); translation: MRPYLIGVTGNIACGKSAVMSMLRDLVQRSSMAISSIAIGQSYSSPLVQQLSDVFGNEIANDDGSLNRALGDIVFSDPEALYRLDHLTPGRCRRGPATHRSGPTPVVATEGVKLIESGLGDQCDEIWVVMCDPARQRERLVATRGLSQEEANRRIASQPPLGEKLARADIVIANDGTLDELRAQVGAAWMRSGASRVVG
- a CDS encoding ATP-binding cassette domain-containing protein, producing the protein MKEYEEQQEFIEKTEEFIRADFGPDSAPREARGRQGATRPARTHRASTRASGTQHQHFPGDQERRNRPADVPKLTVGYANKLRGNLDEQDILVRTPELLIEQEVRVGLIGPNGGGKTTLLRTLAGDIPVLKGHFEFGTNVQVGYYAQSHERLPLSVHPCRSFSMRNRWAGNRAPFWAGFSFPTTMYSSQLSAFWRRRSAWRLDSCS
- a CDS encoding ATP-binding cassette domain-containing protein; this translates as MSGFEMEHRTEEVLSGLGFEEEQFIQPVKQLSGGQKTRVALAKALLADPDLLLLDEPTNHLDLAMLDWLEDFLRSWGGACLIVSHDRYFLDKVTTARSISPSAVSRTSRSVRRLPETPRGGARH
- a CDS encoding sigma-70 factor domain-containing protein is translated as MFEAIIEAVDTEATTSSSIEPLADVDAPAELDDDIIEAFEIEIEQVNSDVGPANLDDSVRMYLREIGQVKLLDAARRSSWPRRWNAGVPGAAPGAAYQRLWGTSCRRCAWASALPFVRARVAAHRRALCPCL
- a CDS encoding sigma-70 family RNA polymerase sigma factor, which encodes MLAVLPLSQVPERTCQGHYGAIRAFAWRNWEGSIRQRFVEWELFPSVLQKRSALRAINGRARNSSIRSSASDRVVSRAFDSHDRIGRTRQDRADRANLRLVVSVAKRYSQRDEHARLDPEGNSGLIRAVEKFDYHKGFKFSTYATWWIRQAITRAIADQARTICIPVHGGTINRVIRKSRQLQQELGREPTGGDREVTDAAGPCARFSKSARIRSRWKCRSARKRTATPRISSRT
- the cgtA gene encoding Obg family GTPase CgtA codes for the protein MPRGCARFCISAATGHGVQTLLEATEATLREAREAAVHEQKPQERRRYTLSEADERAFKVTRTGETTYTVSGVAIERLTRMTNFDQMDSVERYQRVLERSGISNELEKQGVEPGDVVTIADFPLIWGEEFELPELPSRRTAKERRYGPASAPDDLEGQDVEIYDLDDADYEPEDEDEDLDGDDFDPADFELVDDDDEE
- the cmk gene encoding (d)CMP kinase, with the protein product MSAGPFARVIAIDGPSASGKTTVARAVAERLGITMFDTGALYRAVTLASIRQGIAPSDGSALATLTKSISIAISDSGAVLLDGEDVSSAIRTPEVDRWVSEVSAHPAVRTALLPVQRDIASGRPVVMVGRDIATVVIPDAGLKVFLDAGIEERARRRFADLQRSGASVSIDDVRSELERRDAHDSSRTTSPLKLHKDALVVHTDDLSVDQVADRIVDAYQALDEPVLAQAPFTVETRPEYFAQSARRRTRGKLAYWAIWPWLHRVADITQEGVDNIPPFGPLLYVSNHLHNLDPGIEFYAFTRPLNFMGKQELFDTPVLRQISEASGGFPVDRGKFDREALRQAEERLEKGLAVGIYAEGTRSVTGALSEAKAGVGLLALKTGAPVLPVAISGSERLPFNGSKGDTARLHEADRPGVHIVYGEPFYLPRTVDGKKISAAEATDIIMLEIARLLPKSYRGVYAEKLAEQKHRLIIPYSSSSSSTNSKSAGSKSSPSRSSSSSSGS
- a CDS encoding pseudouridine synthase; the protein is MERLQRIIAAHGIASRRASEQLILDGKVKVNGKVVRELGAKADPAVDRIEVNGRLLVQQQKRYLMLNKPSGYITTASDERGRRTVMDLIETRERVYPIGRLDRETEGLLLLTNDGDLANRVMHPRYEIDKEYQILTHLRPANATMAAIRKGARVDGTLVVPREFRILRETAEGIELKLVIHEGLNRVVRKMMDQHEIEVARLRRTRIGPISLGALRVGQSRELRPGEVGGLYEAVGLDTFEGESE